Proteins from a single region of Chryseobacterium sp. W4I1:
- a CDS encoding SDR family oxidoreductase has translation MQNIKGKVVAITGASSGMGKVIAIELAKNDAKVVLGARRTEQLQQIVEEIKSQGGDAACAQIDVKNKSDLVRLVNTAVEQYGKLDVIVNNAGVSQLSRIDELDVDGWEEMIDINLKGVLYGMAAAIPVFKQQQSGHIVNIISTSGIKIVPMQGVYAGTKNAVRTIAEAFRQESDGTIRITGISPGVVKTDFAEGIKNKEMKTIIRNNMENLAISPDAIANAVIYAISQPADVEVGDIVIRPSKQN, from the coding sequence ATGCAGAATATCAAAGGAAAAGTAGTTGCCATTACAGGCGCAAGCAGTGGAATGGGGAAGGTTATCGCCATAGAACTAGCCAAAAACGATGCAAAGGTGGTTTTGGGTGCAAGACGAACAGAACAATTACAACAGATTGTTGAAGAAATTAAAAGCCAAGGTGGTGACGCCGCCTGTGCTCAAATTGATGTGAAGAATAAATCCGATCTTGTAAGACTGGTCAATACAGCAGTTGAGCAATACGGAAAATTAGATGTCATTGTGAACAATGCCGGAGTCAGTCAGTTAAGCCGCATTGACGAGCTTGATGTTGACGGATGGGAAGAAATGATCGACATTAACCTCAAAGGTGTTTTATATGGAATGGCAGCTGCAATTCCTGTTTTCAAGCAACAGCAATCGGGTCATATCGTCAATATCATTTCAACGTCAGGAATCAAGATTGTACCCATGCAGGGCGTTTACGCAGGAACCAAAAATGCGGTAAGAACTATCGCTGAAGCATTTAGACAGGAATCAGACGGAACAATCAGGATTACCGGAATTTCGCCAGGTGTTGTAAAAACCGACTTTGCCGAGGGTATAAAAAATAAGGAAATGAAAACCATCATCAGGAATAATATGGAAAATCTGGCCATTAGCCCAGATGCCATTGCTAATGCAGTTATTTACGCCATAAGCCAACCTGCAGATGTTGAAGTTGGTGATATTGTAATTCGTCCGTCAAAACAAAATTGA
- a CDS encoding AraC family transcriptional regulator, translated as MQQQSDINQIKSISQLVRVLGFPAPFHPLIALVDYNAVSIEMFPKGQKVSLDFYKISFKSTFTGSIKYGQGYYDFEEGGLAFLKPKQIVISPEETESYEGIALYFHPDFIRNYPLGKAINQFGFFSYDVSEALFLSAKEKEIIASLFASIANELENNIDSFSQDVLVSQIELLLNYSNRFYNRQFITRKAVNHDIITSLDQLLNSYFEEEKSLKNGLPSVKYISTELKLSQRYLSDMLSSLTGLNTQQYIQNAVIEKAKEKLSATDLSVSEIAYELGFEHSQSFSKLFKAKTNVSPLKFRKSFN; from the coding sequence ATGCAACAACAATCTGACATCAATCAAATTAAAAGTATATCGCAACTGGTGCGGGTATTGGGATTTCCTGCACCCTTTCATCCATTAATTGCATTGGTTGATTACAATGCAGTGTCGATTGAAATGTTTCCAAAAGGGCAAAAAGTAAGTCTTGATTTCTACAAAATTTCCTTTAAGTCTACATTCACAGGAAGCATAAAGTATGGGCAGGGTTATTACGATTTTGAAGAAGGCGGACTGGCGTTTCTGAAGCCGAAACAAATTGTTATTTCACCTGAAGAAACGGAAAGCTATGAAGGGATTGCCTTGTATTTCCATCCGGACTTTATCCGAAATTATCCATTGGGAAAAGCAATCAATCAATTTGGATTTTTTTCTTATGATGTTTCAGAAGCGTTGTTTTTATCGGCAAAGGAAAAAGAAATTATTGCCAGCTTATTTGCTTCAATAGCAAACGAGTTAGAGAATAATATCGACAGTTTCAGCCAGGATGTTTTGGTGTCGCAGATAGAATTGCTGTTAAATTACAGCAACCGCTTTTACAACAGGCAATTTATAACCAGGAAAGCAGTCAATCACGACATCATCACTTCTTTGGACCAACTTTTAAACAGCTATTTTGAAGAAGAAAAAAGTCTGAAAAACGGTTTGCCGTCCGTGAAATATATCAGCACGGAACTGAAGCTGTCGCAACGCTATCTGAGCGATATGTTGAGTTCATTGACAGGACTAAATACACAACAATACATTCAGAACGCAGTCATAGAAAAAGCGAAAGAAAAACTATCAGCAACAGATTTATCCGTTTCGGAAATTGCGTATGAACTGGGCTTTGAGCATTCTCAATCTTTCAGTAAACTTTTCAAGGCGAAGACAAACGTTTCGCCTTTGAAGTTCAGAAAATCGTTTAATTAA
- the mobB gene encoding conjugal transfer protein MobB: protein MIAKIGRSSNLFGTLSYNNLKMEQEKGEILLTNKMIETADGKYSVAQLAKSFEPYLLANRKTEKHTLHISLNPNPKDMVSDEQYREMAQQYMNEMGYGNQPFVVFKHTDIDRSHIHIVSVCIDEKGKKISDQFEKVRSMKICRELEKKFGLISVVEKQPHQNHKIFRPINYKSGDIKSQMASVIRHITSYYQFQSLGEYNALLSLFNITVEKVEGELKGQLKRGLLYFPLDDQGKKAGNPFKASLFGKNAGIDALQKHFTASKSKSNDQPVKQSLKRSIIDARHYSINEQAFKNKLKEEGIDTVVRKNENGRIYGITYIDHRSRTVLNGSRLGKEFSANNFNDYWYNNVKADQTENNPPQQKASQSSNKENLPAEDPHHFFDFLNTGQPEDGLFEALGSLLPEAQREDYEEQDFAHKMMKKKVKRRRD from the coding sequence ATGATCGCAAAAATTGGAAGAAGCAGTAATCTTTTTGGCACACTGTCCTACAACAATTTGAAAATGGAACAGGAAAAAGGAGAGATCCTGTTGACAAACAAAATGATTGAAACAGCCGATGGGAAATATTCTGTTGCGCAATTGGCTAAATCATTTGAACCTTATCTGTTGGCAAACCGAAAGACTGAAAAGCATACGTTGCATATTTCCCTGAATCCCAATCCTAAAGATATGGTCTCCGATGAACAATATAGAGAAATGGCTCAGCAGTATATGAATGAAATGGGTTATGGCAATCAGCCTTTTGTAGTATTCAAACATACGGATATCGACCGGAGTCATATCCATATTGTTTCGGTTTGTATAGATGAAAAAGGAAAAAAGATCTCTGATCAATTTGAGAAGGTCCGTTCGATGAAGATCTGCCGGGAACTGGAAAAGAAATTCGGTCTTATATCAGTAGTTGAAAAACAGCCTCACCAAAATCATAAGATCTTTCGACCGATCAACTATAAGTCTGGAGATATCAAAAGCCAGATGGCATCGGTAATAAGGCATATAACCTCCTACTACCAATTTCAATCGTTAGGGGAATATAATGCGTTGCTTTCACTATTTAATATTACTGTGGAGAAAGTGGAGGGAGAATTAAAAGGTCAATTAAAAAGAGGATTGCTTTATTTTCCTTTAGATGACCAAGGAAAAAAAGCAGGAAATCCATTCAAGGCATCTTTGTTTGGGAAAAATGCAGGGATCGATGCTCTCCAAAAACACTTTACTGCTTCTAAAAGCAAAAGCAATGATCAACCGGTCAAACAAAGCTTGAAAAGATCGATTATTGATGCTCGTCATTATTCAATAAATGAGCAGGCATTTAAAAATAAATTGAAAGAAGAAGGAATTGATACTGTTGTTCGCAAAAATGAGAACGGCAGGATATATGGAATAACTTATATTGATCACCGATCAAGAACAGTATTGAACGGGTCACGATTGGGAAAGGAGTTTTCTGCTAATAACTTTAATGATTATTGGTACAATAATGTCAAAGCCGACCAGACAGAAAACAACCCGCCACAACAGAAAGCTTCCCAGTCAAGCAATAAGGAGAATTTACCTGCTGAAGATCCGCATCATTTTTTCGATTTTTTGAATACTGGACAACCCGAAGATGGATTGTTTGAAGCTTTGGGCAGTTTATTGCCCGAAGCACAAAGAGAAGATTACGAGGAACAGGATTTTGCCCATAAGATGATGAAGAAGAAAGTGAAACGCCGAAGAGATTGA
- the mobA gene encoding conjugal transfer protein MobA — MNEHSGKPQKKTGRRPKADPAKIRYTISFNEVEHSRFLELFDQSGMNVKAHFITSCIFEKTIRTVKLDKGTMDFYMRLTSFHSQFRAVGVNYNQIVKILYHNFSEKKAAALLYKLEKNTAEMVEIFKKVMQLTEEFERKHLKKME; from the coding sequence ATGAATGAACATAGCGGTAAACCACAAAAAAAGACAGGACGCCGTCCAAAGGCAGATCCTGCCAAGATTCGATATACCATCTCATTTAATGAGGTAGAACATTCACGCTTTCTTGAACTTTTTGACCAGTCTGGGATGAATGTAAAAGCCCATTTTATAACCTCCTGCATTTTCGAAAAGACGATCAGGACCGTGAAATTAGATAAGGGAACGATGGATTTCTATATGCGGTTAACCTCATTTCATAGCCAGTTCCGGGCTGTAGGGGTGAACTATAATCAGATCGTGAAGATCCTGTACCACAATTTTTCTGAGAAAAAAGCAGCTGCCCTTCTTTATAAACTGGAGAAGAACACTGCTGAAATGGTTGAGATTTTCAAAAAAGTGATGCAGCTGACAGAGGAATTTGAACGAAAGCATCTGAAAAAAATGGAATAA
- a CDS encoding ParA family protein: protein METKKQPVIIAFSTQKGGVGKSTFTALLASILHYRLDYNVAVFDCDFPQYSLIQMRERDLKTVMQNELLKKMAHKQFTTINKKSYPVFQSKTDTVLKELEEYLANAEIVPDFVFLDLPGTVNTAGILSTLANVHHIFSPITADRVVLESTLSFTDVLTNVLMKKKHTEIKSIHLFWNQVDGREKTPLYKNYGKVIKDLGISLMETSISDSKRFRKEGEMVAKTVFRSTLLPADPKLMALCRLDQFMDEFLRIVKL from the coding sequence ATGGAAACAAAAAAGCAACCAGTAATTATTGCCTTCTCCACTCAAAAAGGAGGCGTAGGAAAAAGCACTTTCACAGCCCTTTTGGCCAGTATCCTTCATTATCGTCTGGATTATAATGTCGCCGTGTTCGACTGTGACTTTCCACAGTACAGTTTGATACAGATGAGAGAGAGGGATCTTAAAACGGTGATGCAAAATGAGCTATTAAAAAAAATGGCTCATAAGCAGTTTACCACCATCAATAAAAAATCGTATCCTGTTTTTCAAAGCAAGACCGACACCGTTTTGAAAGAGCTTGAAGAATATCTTGCTAATGCCGAAATTGTTCCGGACTTCGTTTTTCTGGATCTGCCAGGCACAGTCAATACGGCTGGTATTCTAAGTACACTCGCCAATGTTCACCATATTTTTTCTCCTATCACGGCAGACCGGGTTGTCCTGGAAAGCACCCTGAGTTTTACGGATGTTCTGACCAATGTGCTGATGAAGAAAAAGCATACCGAGATCAAAAGCATTCATCTTTTCTGGAATCAGGTCGATGGCAGGGAAAAAACGCCATTGTATAAAAATTACGGAAAGGTTATCAAAGATCTGGGTATTTCATTAATGGAGACCTCCATAAGCGACAGCAAGAGATTTAGAAAAGAAGGCGAGATGGTCGCAAAAACCGTTTTCCGATCAACCTTACTGCCTGCAGACCCTAAATTGATGGCATTATGCAGACTTGATCAGTTTATGGATGAGTTTTTGAGAATTGTAAAATTGTAA
- a CDS encoding DUF3408 domain-containing protein, with translation MNNDKKTSEDNGIDEQYLMSIMAGSTKKEPQSQEHDSSKETLIRKQKMKGKKSVEITYAEQFLTHHTMTKRGDKSIYIRPEYHERLSPYHPNHCRRSDPSVRLSR, from the coding sequence ATGAACAATGATAAAAAGACCAGCGAAGACAACGGTATCGATGAACAATATCTGATGTCTATAATGGCTGGCAGCACAAAGAAGGAACCGCAGAGCCAAGAACATGACTCCTCAAAGGAAACGTTAATTAGGAAACAAAAAATGAAAGGCAAAAAAAGTGTTGAAATTACTTATGCGGAACAGTTTCTAACCCATCACACGATGACCAAGCGCGGTGATAAAAGTATTTACATCCGCCCGGAATATCATGAACGACTTTCGCCGTATCATCCAAATCATTGCCGAAGATCAGATCCCTCTGTACGCTTATCTCGATAA
- a CDS encoding DUF3408 domain-containing protein, producing MNDFRRIIQIIAEDQIPLYAYLDNILAYHFETFEKEITDDFNKKYRPIF from the coding sequence ATGAACGACTTTCGCCGTATCATCCAAATCATTGCCGAAGATCAGATCCCTCTGTACGCTTATCTCGATAATATTTTGGCTTACCACTTCGAGACGTTTGAAAAAGAGATCACAGATGATTTCAACAAAAAATACCGTCCAATCTTTTAA